One segment of Solanum lycopersicum chromosome 1, SLM_r2.1 DNA contains the following:
- the LOC101244322 gene encoding uncharacterized protein isoform X2, with amino-acid sequence MKKMLSYIIPKTMGYMKPEIRQRKMAGMCCYSSLSQTLIKKKLQGGFYCCSPAPNNQKVKTQTPKLLKIAVSGVTELLRLLSSSSTNRLGISDDEGGGEPLVYNVEDVLKIIKLDYEKAYFVTGLFTSGIYAEDCVFEDPTIKFRGRDLYSRNLQLLVPFFDSPSIKLEKIEKGNDSNAGVIVAYWKLRTSLKLPWQPLISVDGKTVYDLDEQLKIVKHVESWNISALEAVGQIFTPGLRSSGSYSLRTA; translated from the exons atgaaaaaaatgCTATCATATATTATCCCAAAAACTATGGGGTATATGAAACCAGAAATTAGGCAACGAAAAATGGCGGGTATGTGTTGCTATAGTAGCCTTTCACAGACACTcatcaaaaag aAATTGCAAGGTGGTTTTTACTGCTGCTCCCCTGCACCCAATAATCAGAAGGTGAAAACCCAAACACCCAAGTTGTTGAAAATTGCAGTCAGTGGTGTCACTGAACTACTCAGACTcctctcttcatcatcaacaaacAG ATTGGGGATATCTGATGATGAAGGGGGTGGAGAGCCTTTGGTTTATAATGTAGAAGATGTCCTCAAGATTATCAAGTTAGATTATGAGAAGGCTTATTTTGTTACAG GCCTCTTCACCAGTGGAATTTATGCAGAAGACTGTGTCTTTGAAGATCCAACTATAAAATTCCGTG GAAGGGACTTGTATTCCCGCAACTTGCAATTGCTGGTACCGTTTTTTGATAGTCCATCAATCAAATTAGAAAAGATTGAGAAG GGTAATGATTCTAATGCAGGGGTCATTGTGGCATACTGGAAACTGAG AACGTCCCTCAAACTTCCATGGCAGCCTCTCATCTCTGTTGATGGGAAAACGGTCTATGATCTAGATGAACAACTCAAA ATTGTTAAGCATGTTGAGAGCTGGAACATTTCTGCTCTTGAAGCCGTTGGCCAGATTTTTACGCCTGGTTTGAGGAGCTCTG GCTCTTACAGTTTACGCACAGCTTGA
- the LOC101244322 gene encoding uncharacterized protein isoform X1, translating to MKKMLSYIIPKTMGYMKPEIRQRKMAGMCCYSSLSQTLIKKKLQGGFYCCSPAPNNQKVKTQTPKLLKIAVSGVTELLRLLSSSSTNRLGISDDEGGGEPLVYNVEDVLKIIKLDYEKAYFVTGLFTSGIYAEDCVFEDPTIKFRGRDLYSRNLQLLVPFFDSPSIKLEKIEKGNDSNAGVIVAYWKLRTSLKLPWQPLISVDGKTVYDLDEQLKIVKHVESWNISALEAVGQIFTPGLRSSGAKIVENHN from the exons atgaaaaaaatgCTATCATATATTATCCCAAAAACTATGGGGTATATGAAACCAGAAATTAGGCAACGAAAAATGGCGGGTATGTGTTGCTATAGTAGCCTTTCACAGACACTcatcaaaaag aAATTGCAAGGTGGTTTTTACTGCTGCTCCCCTGCACCCAATAATCAGAAGGTGAAAACCCAAACACCCAAGTTGTTGAAAATTGCAGTCAGTGGTGTCACTGAACTACTCAGACTcctctcttcatcatcaacaaacAG ATTGGGGATATCTGATGATGAAGGGGGTGGAGAGCCTTTGGTTTATAATGTAGAAGATGTCCTCAAGATTATCAAGTTAGATTATGAGAAGGCTTATTTTGTTACAG GCCTCTTCACCAGTGGAATTTATGCAGAAGACTGTGTCTTTGAAGATCCAACTATAAAATTCCGTG GAAGGGACTTGTATTCCCGCAACTTGCAATTGCTGGTACCGTTTTTTGATAGTCCATCAATCAAATTAGAAAAGATTGAGAAG GGTAATGATTCTAATGCAGGGGTCATTGTGGCATACTGGAAACTGAG AACGTCCCTCAAACTTCCATGGCAGCCTCTCATCTCTGTTGATGGGAAAACGGTCTATGATCTAGATGAACAACTCAAA ATTGTTAAGCATGTTGAGAGCTGGAACATTTCTGCTCTTGAAGCCGTTGGCCAGATTTTTACGCCTGGTTTGAGGAGCTCTG GAGCAAAAATAGTGGAAAATCACAACTGA
- the LOC104644367 gene encoding uncharacterized protein, whose protein sequence is MIPACFNIPHNSEDSETTSASPPPSQVPQNLVTCIYQAQICGSPVYLTLTWSKNLFSHSLLVHAPDLFSITIPLHQSSFAIFKARPGSKSVHPVQLHDRKKMKVHWDFTLAKFNQNSAEPEGCFYIAITCNARLEFFLGDMLTELTGRARLVSGCCTGDLTLLSRREHVFGRRSYTTRARIMGVKHEFVIECAGGVLKVKVDGKTSLVVKRIGWKFRGNERILVGQVEVTFFWDVFNWVNKNCDNHKFRHGHEHGVFVFQVGDGGVWPEMGGAEKKLMRKSLSATAGTMSTPLSVSLSPSPSCSSVLQWAEENSECGRSSWSSIRSYGSNEGFSLLLYAWRKD, encoded by the coding sequence ATGATACCTGCTTGTTTTAATATTCCTCATAATTCTGAGGATTCAGAAACAACTTCTGCATCTCCTCCTCCTTCACAAGTGCCTCAAAATCTTGTTACATGTATTTACCAAGCTCAGATTTGTGGTTCACCTGTTTATCTTACACTCACTTGGTCCAAGAACCTGTTTTCACATTCTTTGTTAGTTCATGCACCTGATCTTTTCTCCATCACCATCCCACTCCACCAGTCGTCTTTCGCCATATTCAAGGCACGGCCAGGATCAAAATCAGTGCATCCGGTCCAATTACATGACCGTAAGAAGATGAAGGTCCATTGGGACTTCACACTTGCCAAGTTCAATCAAAACTCGGCAGAGCCTGAGGGGTGTTTTTACATTGCAATTACCTGCAATGCAAGACTGGAGTTTTTCCTTGGTGATATGTTGACTGAATTGACGGGACGGGCCAGGCTGGTATCAGGATGTTGCACGGGAGACCTGACTTTGTTGTCGAGGAGAGAACATGTGTTTGGACGGAGGAGTTATACTACACGGGCTCGGATTATGGGGGTTAAACATGAATTTGTGATAGAATGTGCGGGTGGAGTGTTGAAAGTGAAAGTGGATGGGAAAACAAGTCTTGTAGTGAAAAGAATTGGTTGGAAATTTAGGGGCAATGAAAGAATTTTAGTGGGTCAAGTAGAGGTAACCTTTTTCTGGGATGTCTTCAATTGGGTAAATAAAAACTGTGACAATCATAAATTTAGGCATGGACATGAACATGGTGTTTTTGTGTTCCAAGTAGGTGATGGTGGTGTTTGGCCAGAAATGGGTGGCGCCGAGAAGAAATTGATGAGGAAAAGTTTGTCGGCAACAGCTGGAACGATGTCGACACCACTGTCCGTCTCTTTGTCACCGTCGCCATCGTGCTCTAGTGTGTTGCAGTGGGCAGAGGAGAACAGTGAATGTGGAAGGAGTTCATGGTCATCTATAAGGTCATATGGGAGTAATGAGGgattttctttgttattgtatgCATGGAGGAAagattaa